The Kribbella sp. HUAS MG21 genome includes the window TGCCGACCTGCGGGTCCAGGATGTTCCGCCAGAGCAGGCCGATGATCGACACCGACGTCAGGTAGGGGATCAGCAGCACGGAGCGGAACAGCGTGCGCCCGCGCAGCGACTGGTTCAGGATGACGGCCAGCGCGAGGCCCACCGCCGTACCGACGACCAGCGTGCCGGCCGCGTAGGCGAGCGTGATCAGGAACGAGTGCAGCACCTCCGGATCCTCGAAGGCGCGGGTGAAGTTGCCCAGGCCGGTGAAGGCACCGTCGGCGTCGTACAGGCCGGTCAGCAGCTGGTTGCCGATCGGGAGGAAGAACAGGAGGACGAAGAAGAGCACTGCCGGGGTGAGGAACAGCCATGCGGTCAGCGCCTGGCGGCGACGGATCACAGCGCGGCCCCGGCCTGCTTGCGGAAGTCGTCCAGCGCGGGACCGACCGGCGCGTGCTGGATGATCATCTGCTGGTAGGACTTCTTCCACAGCTCGTTGATCTGCGCGGCCTTGCCGCTCGCGGACAGCGCGACATCGTTTTCCGCGACCACCGCAAGCGCTTTCGCGATCGTCGCGAGGTTCGGGTCCGCGGCGACAGCGGGGTCGGAGGCCCAGCTCTTGCGCGGCATCGACATGCCGGCTTCCTTGGTGGCGGCGAGTTCGACCTTGACGGCGGCGAGCTTGGTGATCAGCTCCCAGGACAGCTTCGGGTCCTTCGCCTTCGCCGGGATCATCAGGCCGGCGCCGGCCATCGCGGCCGACTGCACGGCGCCGGTCAGCGGTACGGCGAGACCGAGGTCGATGTCCGGGCTGCCCTGGCGGATCGGGCCGATGTCCCACGGGCCGGAGACGAACATCGCGGCACGCTTGGCGGAGAAGAGTTTCTGCGGGCCGGAGTAGTCGGTGGTCGCGACCGGCGCGGGGGACACCTTGTGGGTGTAGATCAGGTCCTGCATCCACTGCATGGCCTTGAGCGCGCCGTCGGCGGGCGTCATGAACTGCTTCGCGCCGACGTCGCTGAAGTCCACCTTCTGCTGGTTGTAGTACGGCGCCGCGTAGCTCGGGTCCGAGTTCAGCGCACAGCCGCTCACCTTGTCCTTCGTGGTCGCCCTGGCCACCTCGAGGAACTCGTCCCAGGTCGCCGGCGGCTTCTCGAAGCCCGCCGCGGACAGCAGTTCCTTGTTGTAGAACAGCAGCCCGTTCGCGGTCAGGTGCAGCGGGATCGAGTAGGTCTTGCCCTCGTACTGGCGGGCGACCACCGCCTGGTCCAGGAAATCACCGGGGAAACCGAATTCCTTGTCCGCGGCCGCGAACTCGTCCAGCGCCAGCACGTTTCCGGCCAGTCCGTACTGCGTTCCGGTGCCGGCGGAAACTTCCTCGACCAGGTCCGGAACGTTTCCGGAACGGAAGTCCGCGGTGAGTTTCGTGGTCAGGTCCGGCCACTGGAACTTCTGCCAGTTCATCTGCAGGTCGTGGTCCTTGCCGAACTGGTCGATCACCTCCTTGTAGGCCTGGTACCCGTGGCCGGCGTTCCAGTAGATCGTGAACGTCCGGCTGTCCTGTTTCCTGGACGCCGGCGTGGCCGGCGAACAGCCCGCACCGACCGCGCCGAGCACGGTGACGCCGAGGCCGAGCTGGAGGAACGAGCGGCGGTTGTACGAGGGCATGACGAACCTTTCGAACGGCGGAGTACCGGTGTGATGCGGGGTGGGCTACGCGGAGGCGCGGTGGTTCAGCACCCAGGGCATGGACAGCTCCCGGGCCGGCAGCGTGGGATCGTCGATGCGCGCGAACAGCGCCTCGACCATCTCGGTGAAGTCGAGCTGGTGCATGCCGACACTGGTCAGCGGCGGCTGGGAGTACGACGCCTCCCGGGTGTTGCCGGTACCGATCACGGCCAGGTCGTCCGGCACCTTGACGCCGCGGTCGACCGCGGCCTGCAGCGCGGCGAAACCACCGCGGTCGGACTCCGACACGATCGCGTCCGGCGGGTTCGGTGCGTCGAGCAGTTCGCGGACGACATGGACGGCGTCCTCCCGCGCGGCGGCCCCGATCCGGACGAGGGCAGGATCGACCTCGCGACCCGCCTGCCGCAGCGCGTCGACGTACCCGAGGTAGCGGTCCTCGTGGGCGCCGGTGTGGGAGAGGAACGCGATGCGTTCGCGTCCGGCGTCGATGAGGTAGCTGGTCGCCTCGGCGAGCGCGGTGCGGGCGTTGTTCCGGACGACGTCGACGCCTGGCATGTCGAGCGTGTCGCTGAACGCCATCAGCGCGCGGGTGGACCGGCGGGCGGCGGTGAGGTCGAGGTCGTCGCTCAGTCCGCCGACGAAGATCGCGCCGTCGACATGGCCGCGAGTGATCACGCGCAAGGACTGGGCCGCCCGATCGAGGCGGCGTACCGGCACGCCGATCACCGAGTAGCCGCGGGTGGCGGCGATGTCCTCGGACTGCGCGGTCAGGTGATCCAGCCACGGTCCGACCGGCGGGGCGTACACGATCGCGACCAGCTCCGACCGCTGCCGCCGCAGGCTGCGCGCCGCGGTGTTCCCCTTGTAGCCCAGCCGCCGCGCCGCCTCCTCAACCCGCAACCGCGTCGGCTCCGGCAACGGGGTCGTCCGGTCCGCGCGCCCGCTCAGCACGTACGAACACGTCGCCACGGAAACCCCCGCGGCCGCAGCCACGTCCCGAAGCGTCGTACGCCCTTCCCTGCTCATGGTGAAAGCATTAACCTGGTCCCACAGCCGGTCAACACCCTATAGTTGGTTAATTTGCTAGACATTAACCAGGGCCCCGCCGCCGTACCGGTCAGCGTGGGTCGGTGAAGCCGTACTCCTGGGCGAGGGCGGAGGTGCGGACGACCCTGCCGGTGTGGCGGGCGACGTCGGTGTCGGCGGCCAGGGCCGCGACCGCCCGGCCGACGAACAGCGGGGATTCGGAGCCGGTGAGGTCGAAGTACTCCGCGGCGCGCAGCACCGACTCGGTGCGGACCAGGCCGGGGTAGAGCGACACTGCGGTCACGCCGTGGTCGCGGAGTTCGTGCGCCATGCACGCGATCATGTGGTCGGTCGCCGCCTTCGCCGCGCCGTACGCGACCCCCGTGTCGGTCTTCTCGGCGCCCTCCGACGACACGGTTACGATCAGACCCGAACCCGCGGCGACCATCGCCGGTACCGCCGCGACAGTCGTCACGTAGTGCGCCCGTACGCCGGCCTGGAACGCCGCGTCCCAGCGTTCGAGCGGCTGGGTCCAGAAGCCGGTCTCTTCCCAGAACGGCGTACCGTCCCAGAAGTACTCGTAGCCGCCCCACACGTTGTTCACCAGTACGTCGAGACGCCCGGTGTCGGCCAGCACTCGCCGGACGGCCTGCCTGGTCTGCTCGTCGTCACGGTGGTCACAGGTGATCGCGATCCCGGTCCCGCCGATGGCACAGAAACGGGTCGGGCGGACGGCTACGGTCGCCGCCGGAGGTGGCAAAGGAACAGCCGCCGCGAAGCCGGGGTTCGGTTCGCGGCGGCTGTCGGGAGTACGGGTCAGCGGTCGCCCATCGGGACGTACTGGACGCCGCGTTCGCCGGTGTAGATCTGCTTCGGGCGGGCGATCTTCTGGTCGCCGTCGCCGAGCATCTCCAGCCACTGGGCCAGCCAGCCGGAGGTCCGCGGGATCGCGAACAGGACGGTGAACATCTCCGGCGGGAACTGCAGGGCCTCGTAGATCAGGCCGGAGTAGAAGTCGACGTTCGGGTAGAGCTTGCGGGAGACGAAGTACTCGTCCTCCAGCGCGATCTTCTCCAGCTCGACGGCGATCTTCAGCAGCGGGTTGATCCCGGTCACCTCGAAGACGTCGTCGGCGGCCTTCTTGATGATCTTCGCGCGCGGGTCGTAGTTCTTGTAGACCCGGTGGCCGAAGCCCATCAGCCGCTCTTCGCCGCCCTTGACGCCCTCGATGAACGACGGCACGTTGTCGACCGAGCCGATCCGGCGGAGCATCTTCAGCACCGCCTCGTTGGCGCCGCCGTGCAGCGGGCCGTAGAGCGCGCCGATGCCGCCGGCCACCGCGGTGTACGGGTCGACCTGGGTCGAGCCGATCGCCCGGACCGCGTTGGTGGACGCGTTCTGCTCGTGGTCGGCGTGCAGGATGAACAGGATCTCCAGCGCGCGCACCAGCCGGTCGTCGGCGGCGTACTTCGGCTCGCTCATCTTGAACAGCATCGACAGGAAGTTCGCCGTGTAGCTCAGCTCGTTGTCCGGGTACACGTACGGCTTGCCCTGCGCGTGCCGGAACGCGAACGCGCCGAGCGTCGGCATCTTGGCGATCAGCCGCCGGATCTGCAGCGCCCGCGACTCCTCGTCGAAGATGTTGCGCGACTCCGGGTAGAACGTGGACAGCGCCCCGACCGAGGCCAGCAGCATGCCCATCGGGTGCGCGTCGTACCGGAAGCCCTGCATGAAGGTCTTCAGGTTCTCGTGCACGAACGTGTGATACGTCACGTCGTGCGCCCAGGCCTCGTACTCCGCCTTGTTCGGCAGCTTGCCGTTCACCAGGAGGTACGCCACCTCGAG containing:
- a CDS encoding sugar ABC transporter substrate-binding protein — translated: MPSYNRRSFLQLGLGVTVLGAVGAGCSPATPASRKQDSRTFTIYWNAGHGYQAYKEVIDQFGKDHDLQMNWQKFQWPDLTTKLTADFRSGNVPDLVEEVSAGTGTQYGLAGNVLALDEFAAADKEFGFPGDFLDQAVVARQYEGKTYSIPLHLTANGLLFYNKELLSAAGFEKPPATWDEFLEVARATTKDKVSGCALNSDPSYAAPYYNQQKVDFSDVGAKQFMTPADGALKAMQWMQDLIYTHKVSPAPVATTDYSGPQKLFSAKRAAMFVSGPWDIGPIRQGSPDIDLGLAVPLTGAVQSAAMAGAGLMIPAKAKDPKLSWELITKLAAVKVELAATKEAGMSMPRKSWASDPAVAADPNLATIAKALAVVAENDVALSASGKAAQINELWKKSYQQMIIQHAPVGPALDDFRKQAGAAL
- a CDS encoding LacI family DNA-binding transcriptional regulator, which codes for MSREGRTTLRDVAAAAGVSVATCSYVLSGRADRTTPLPEPTRLRVEEAARRLGYKGNTAARSLRRQRSELVAIVYAPPVGPWLDHLTAQSEDIAATRGYSVIGVPVRRLDRAAQSLRVITRGHVDGAIFVGGLSDDLDLTAARRSTRALMAFSDTLDMPGVDVVRNNARTALAEATSYLIDAGRERIAFLSHTGAHEDRYLGYVDALRQAGREVDPALVRIGAAAREDAVHVVRELLDAPNPPDAIVSESDRGGFAALQAAVDRGVKVPDDLAVIGTGNTREASYSQPPLTSVGMHQLDFTEMVEALFARIDDPTLPARELSMPWVLNHRASA
- a CDS encoding SDR family NAD(P)-dependent oxidoreductase, which produces MPPPAATVAVRPTRFCAIGGTGIAITCDHRDDEQTRQAVRRVLADTGRLDVLVNNVWGGYEYFWDGTPFWEETGFWTQPLERWDAAFQAGVRAHYVTTVAAVPAMVAAGSGLIVTVSSEGAEKTDTGVAYGAAKAATDHMIACMAHELRDHGVTAVSLYPGLVRTESVLRAAEYFDLTGSESPLFVGRAVAALAADTDVARHTGRVVRTSALAQEYGFTDPR
- a CDS encoding citrate synthase produces the protein MTEQSLTVRDNRTGKDFDLAITDGTIRAADLKQISAADGDGGLATYDPGFVNTASCRSSVTFIDGDKGVLEYRGYPIEQLAEQSNYLEVAYLLVNGKLPNKAEYEAWAHDVTYHTFVHENLKTFMQGFRYDAHPMGMLLASVGALSTFYPESRNIFDEESRALQIRRLIAKMPTLGAFAFRHAQGKPYVYPDNELSYTANFLSMLFKMSEPKYAADDRLVRALEILFILHADHEQNASTNAVRAIGSTQVDPYTAVAGGIGALYGPLHGGANEAVLKMLRRIGSVDNVPSFIEGVKGGEERLMGFGHRVYKNYDPRAKIIKKAADDVFEVTGINPLLKIAVELEKIALEDEYFVSRKLYPNVDFYSGLIYEALQFPPEMFTVLFAIPRTSGWLAQWLEMLGDGDQKIARPKQIYTGERGVQYVPMGDR